The sequence CAGACCGTGATGTCCTCAGGCTTGACCCCCTTGGCCTTGGCCAGGGCGGCGGCGTTGTCGGCCGGCGAGGCGTCGAGATCGATGATGCCTTCCGGGAAGCCCGGGCCGCAGGCGATCTTGTCCATATAGGTGTCAGGGGCGTTGAGCAGGGTGCCCTTGGGGGCCCAGGCCATCACCGCCAGCGCATTGGCCATGGCCTTGGCGGTCAGGGTGGTGCCTTCCAGCGGGTCGAGGGCGATGTCGATCGCCTGGCCTTTGCCCTTGCCGACCTTTTCGCCGATGTAGAGCATCGGCGCCTCGTCGCGCTCGCCCTCGCCGATGACGATCTCGCCGTCGATGTCGAGGGTGTTCAGCGCATTGCGCATGGCGTCCACGGCGGCCTGGTCGGCGGCCTTTTCATCGCCGCGGCCGACCTCGCGCCAGGCGGCGATAGCGGCGGCCTCGGTCACGCGGACCGCGTCGAGCACAAGGCTACGGTCCAGATCGTTAGAACTCATCAAAGGGTCTCCTGCCCCATAGTTGGCCCAGAGGCGGGCCGAGAAACGGCCTCAGACGCGCGCGATCCGCAACATCTTGGGCGGCGCCAGAACCGCGGGCAGGGCTGCAATGCGCCTGGCCGCCTCCAGCACCGCCGCCTCCGGTGTTGCGTGGGTGGTTAGCACAATCGGAACCCCGCCTGCATCCTCCACCGGCTTTTGCAGGAAACTATCGATCGACACGCCGACCTCAGCCAGGGTTTCGGACACCGCCGCGATCACGCCCGGCTGGTCGCGGACGAGCAAGCGCAAATAGGCCTTACCCACATTGTGGGCCGCGTCGATCTTGGCGAAGGGCTGCAGAGACTGGGCCGGCGCCTGGAAAACAGGCCGCCGGGCGCCGGTCATCACGTCGGAGATGTCAGCGGCGACCGCCGCCGCTGTCGGGCCGGAACCTGCCCCCGGGCCCTGGATGAAGATGCGGCCGATCCGTCGCCCCTCGATGAAGAGCGCGTTCAAGGCGCCGCGGGTCTCGGCCAGCGGATGGCCGATCGGCGCCAGGGCCGGGTGCACGCGCACCGAAACGCCGTCGGCCGACCGGGTTGCGCTGGCCACCAAGCGGATGCGATAGCCCAGATCGCCGGCCAGCTTGATGTCCAGGAGCTCGACCTGATCGACCCCCTCGACCTCGGCGGCGGCGTAGTGCGGCGCGCAGCCGAAGGC is a genomic window of Phenylobacterium montanum containing:
- the glpX gene encoding class II fructose-bisphosphatase, with the protein product MSSNDLDRSLVLDAVRVTEAAAIAAWREVGRGDEKAADQAAVDAMRNALNTLDIDGEIVIGEGERDEAPMLYIGEKVGKGKGQAIDIALDPLEGTTLTAKAMANALAVMAWAPKGTLLNAPDTYMDKIACGPGFPEGIIDLDASPADNAAALAKAKGVKPEDITVCVLDRPRHAEIIASLRSIGARVHLITDGDVAGVMNTAEPETGIDMYIGQGGAPEGVLACAALKCVGGQFQGRLVFRNADEKARATRLGVTDFDKKYTLHEIVRADAIFAATGVTKGALLDGVRYDAGYVYTHSLVLNSSSRTIREVRMKRAL
- a CDS encoding homoserine dehydrogenase, encoding MKNTWRIGVAGLGTVGGGLVKFLTERPHFAPAGGTAVITAVSARDRSRQRDFDISGYEWFDDPVALASSPDVDIFVELIGGSEGPAKAAVETALRLGKPVVTANKALIAVHGRELAELAESVGAPLLFEAAVMGGTPAVKMLREAMVGDEVDAVAGILNGTCNYILTEMEQGSRPFAQVLAEAQRLGYAEADPTTDVGGFDAAHKISILAALAFGCAPHYAAAEVEGVDQVELLDIKLAGDLGYRIRLVASATRSADGVSVRVHPALAPIGHPLAETRGALNALFIEGRRIGRIFIQGPGAGSGPTAAAVAADISDVMTGARRPVFQAPAQSLQPFAKIDAAHNVGKAYLRLLVRDQPGVIAAVSETLAEVGVSIDSFLQKPVEDAGGVPIVLTTHATPEAAVLEAARRIAALPAVLAPPKMLRIARV